The Rhododendron vialii isolate Sample 1 chromosome 8a, ASM3025357v1 genome has a window encoding:
- the LOC131335070 gene encoding fibrillin-5, chloroplastic isoform X1, producing the protein MATKLVHPPIPASQLVPQMPSFTKMMRADVRALSATHPRNQKATPRSTGDHPSGFRPIRVADQSSGLIGSTEEQETAEIKAVLYEAIQGINRGIFGVPSAKKSEIEGLVKQLETRNPTPEPTLFLEKVGGCWKLIYSTITILGSKRTKLGLRDFISLGDFLQTIDVAEGKAVNVIMFNVRGLNLFNGQLKIEASFKTASKSRVDIKYSNSTITPDQLMNVFRKNYDLLLSIFDPEGWLEITYVDDSLRIGRDDKGNIFILERYGKE; encoded by the exons ATGGCTACAAAGCTTGTCCACCCACCAATCCCAGCTTCCCAACTGGTCCCGCAAATGCCCAGCTTCACAAAGATGATGAGAGCTGATGTTAGAGCACTTTCAGCCACTCACCCAAGAAACCAGAAGGCCACACCAAGATCCACTGGAGATCACCCTTCTGGGTTTAGACCGATTAGAGTTGCAGACCAAAGCTCTGGTTTGATTGGAAGTACTGAAGAGCAAGAAACAGCAGAAATCAAGGCAGTGCTTTACGAGGCAATACAAG GCATCAACAGAGGTATATTTGGTGTTCCATCTGCAAAGAAATCTGAGATTGAAGGTTTAGTTAAGCAGCTGGAGACAAGGAATCCAACTCCGGAGCCAACCCTGTTTCTAGAGAAG GTGGGTGGATGCTGGAAGCTAATTTATAGTACGATAACAATCCTCGGTTCGAAAAGAACGAAGCTTGGATTAAGAGATTTCATCAGTTTGGGAGATTTTCTCCAGACCATTGATGTTGCTGAG GGAAAAGCAGTTAATGTGATCATGTTCAATGTAAGGGGGCTGAATTTGTTCAATGGACAGCTCAAAATTGAAGCCTCCTTCAAGACTGCATCCAAATCA AGAGTTGATATTAAATACAGCAATTCCACAATCACCCCTGACCAG TTGATGAATGTTTTCCGGAAAAACTATGACCTTCTTCTCAGCATCTTTGATCCAGAGGGCTGGCTCGAAATTAC ATATGTTGATGATAGTCTCAGGATAGGGAGAGATGATAAGGGAAATATCTTTATATTGGAAAGATATGGAAAAGAGTAG
- the LOC131335071 gene encoding uncharacterized protein LOC131335071 isoform X2 encodes MAPSKKGKGKGNPVESTQSQANTTQFPSCLRFLPPSSVAITVHAKPGSKLATITDFSDEALGVQIDAPAKDGEANAALLDYISSVIGVKRRQVSIGSGSKSRDKIVVVEEVTLQSVFDALDKVCKRQ; translated from the exons ATGGCTCCGTCGAAGAAAGGGAAGGGGAAGGGCAACCCAGTTGAGTCCACTCAGTCTCAGGCAAACACCACCCAATTCCCCTCTTGCCTTCGCTTTCTCCCTCCTTCCTCCGTCGCGATCACCGTCCACGCCAAGCCCGGTTCCAAGCTTGCCACCATcactg ATTTCAGCGACGAGGCATTAGGAGTCCAAATCGACGCTCCTGCAAAGGACGGTGAAGCTAACGCTGCTCTTCTTGATTACATCAGCTCT GTTATTGGGGTGAAAAGAAGGCAGGTTTCAATAGGATCTGGTTCTAAATCAAGAGACAAAATTGTGGTTGTGGAAGAGGTAACTCTACAGAGCGTTTTTGATGCTTTGGACAAAGTTTGCAAGCGCCAATGA
- the LOC131298975 gene encoding uncharacterized protein LOC131298975 isoform X1, giving the protein MQVRWRNVLILKNSVIQSTSVASSPSLTHLASFHSTPISYEKWKSKWNFVNYDAKRGPQPTKVLKLSIKLSDSYTIRHECLSLVPQNHIKYEIRQKRADAKRALKDLLFNSGAPKITAENYSSRVEETTSWNTEHADHSDSSEKKSRSKSSARRASKAQAKRMKRKFRQESFSDDFDAHPERMFQAKFGNRWYTWSFKLGEESHNQTTANGFEWRDHTNWTNSKYRDWRNTSDIESDDELCVVGSSADRTILGLPPKGPLKIEDVKIAFRLSALKWHPDKHQGSSQAMAEERFKLCVDAYKSLCSALSSA; this is encoded by the exons ATGCAAGTGAGATGGCGAAACGTTTTGATTCTCAAGAATTCTGTTATTCAATCAACGTCAGTGGCATCATCACCTTCGTTGACCCATTTGGCTTCGTTTCACTCCACGCCCATTTCATATGAGAAATGGAAAAGCAAATGGAATTTCGTGAATTAT GATGCGAAACGAGGTCCACAGCCAACAAAGGTATTGAAACTTTCCATTAAGCTTTCAGATTCCTATACCATACGACATGAATGCCTGTCACTGGTTCCCCAG AATCATATCAAATATGAAATTCGTCAAAAACGTGCTGACGCAAAAAGAGCTCTAAAAGATCTTCTCTTCAACAGTGGTGCCCCTAAAATTACAGCTGAG AATTACTCCTCAAGGGTGGAAGAAACAACCAGCTGGAACACTGAGCATGCAGATCATTCTGACAGTTCGGAAAAGAAAAGTAGATCAAAGTCTTCTGCTCGACGTGCCAGTAAAGCTCAAGCCAAGAGAATGAAAC GGAAGTTTAGACAAGAAAGTTTCTCTGATGATTTTGATGCACATCCTGAGAGAATGTTTCAAGCAAAATTTGGAAACAGATGGTATACTTGGTCATTCAAGTTAGGGGAAGAGTCTCATAATCAAACTACAGCAAATGGATTTGAGTGGAGAGACCATACAAACTGGACTAACAGTAAATATAGAGATTGGCGGAACACTAGTGATATCGAGTCTGATGATGAGTTGTGTGTTGTTGGTTCATCTGCTGACAGAACAATACTTGGTCTACCTCCTAAAGGTCCTTTAAAGATAGAAGACGTCAAAATTGC TTTCCGCTTGTCCGCTTTAAAGTGGCATCCTGATAAGCATCAAGGCTCCTCACAG GCAATGGCAGAAGAGAGATTCAAGCTGTGTGTCGATGCTTACAAATCACTTTGCAGTGCGCTTTCCTCAGCTTAG
- the LOC131335070 gene encoding fibrillin-5, chloroplastic isoform X2, with amino-acid sequence MATKLVHPPIPASQLVPQMPSFTKMMRADVRALSATHPRNQKATPRSTGDHPSGFRPIRVADQSSGLIGSTEEQETAEIKAVLYEAIQGINRGIFGVPSAKKSEIEGLVKQLETRNPTPEPTLFLEKVGGCWKLIYSTITILGSKRTKLGLRDFISLGDFLQTIDVAELKIEASFKTASKSRVDIKYSNSTITPDQLMNVFRKNYDLLLSIFDPEGWLEITYVDDSLRIGRDDKGNIFILERYGKE; translated from the exons ATGGCTACAAAGCTTGTCCACCCACCAATCCCAGCTTCCCAACTGGTCCCGCAAATGCCCAGCTTCACAAAGATGATGAGAGCTGATGTTAGAGCACTTTCAGCCACTCACCCAAGAAACCAGAAGGCCACACCAAGATCCACTGGAGATCACCCTTCTGGGTTTAGACCGATTAGAGTTGCAGACCAAAGCTCTGGTTTGATTGGAAGTACTGAAGAGCAAGAAACAGCAGAAATCAAGGCAGTGCTTTACGAGGCAATACAAG GCATCAACAGAGGTATATTTGGTGTTCCATCTGCAAAGAAATCTGAGATTGAAGGTTTAGTTAAGCAGCTGGAGACAAGGAATCCAACTCCGGAGCCAACCCTGTTTCTAGAGAAG GTGGGTGGATGCTGGAAGCTAATTTATAGTACGATAACAATCCTCGGTTCGAAAAGAACGAAGCTTGGATTAAGAGATTTCATCAGTTTGGGAGATTTTCTCCAGACCATTGATGTTGCTGAG CTCAAAATTGAAGCCTCCTTCAAGACTGCATCCAAATCA AGAGTTGATATTAAATACAGCAATTCCACAATCACCCCTGACCAG TTGATGAATGTTTTCCGGAAAAACTATGACCTTCTTCTCAGCATCTTTGATCCAGAGGGCTGGCTCGAAATTAC ATATGTTGATGATAGTCTCAGGATAGGGAGAGATGATAAGGGAAATATCTTTATATTGGAAAGATATGGAAAAGAGTAG
- the LOC131335071 gene encoding uncharacterized protein LOC131335071 isoform X1: MCLSAGKGAFGFQERMAPSKKGKGKGNPVESTQSQANTTQFPSCLRFLPPSSVAITVHAKPGSKLATITDFSDEALGVQIDAPAKDGEANAALLDYISSVIGVKRRQVSIGSGSKSRDKIVVVEEVTLQSVFDALDKVCKRQ; the protein is encoded by the exons atGTGCTTGTCAGCAGGAAAAGGAGCTTTTGGATTTCAAGAAAGAATGGCTCCGTCGAAGAAAGGGAAGGGGAAGGGCAACCCAGTTGAGTCCACTCAGTCTCAGGCAAACACCACCCAATTCCCCTCTTGCCTTCGCTTTCTCCCTCCTTCCTCCGTCGCGATCACCGTCCACGCCAAGCCCGGTTCCAAGCTTGCCACCATcactg ATTTCAGCGACGAGGCATTAGGAGTCCAAATCGACGCTCCTGCAAAGGACGGTGAAGCTAACGCTGCTCTTCTTGATTACATCAGCTCT GTTATTGGGGTGAAAAGAAGGCAGGTTTCAATAGGATCTGGTTCTAAATCAAGAGACAAAATTGTGGTTGTGGAAGAGGTAACTCTACAGAGCGTTTTTGATGCTTTGGACAAAGTTTGCAAGCGCCAATGA
- the LOC131336366 gene encoding carbamoyl-phosphate synthase small chain, chloroplastic: MAATSMDCSIGSQLFTTRFGSKSSKVRAFSVRCSSVPFSADGAAAVGLVERPWKVADARLVLEDGSIWRAKSFGASGTQVGEVVFNTSLTGYQEILTDPSYAGQFVLMTNPHIGNTGVNFDDEESRQCFLAGLVIRSLSISTSNWRCTETLGDYLAERNIMGIYDVDTRAITRRLRQDGSLIGVLSTEETKTDKELLEMSRTWDIVGVDLISGVSCKVPYVWVDKTESEWEFNAKGRGEAFHVIAYDFGIKHNILRRLASYGCKITVVPSTWPASEILKMKPDGVIFSNGPGDPSAVPYAVETVEEIIGKVPVFGICMGHQLLGQALGGTTFKMKFGHHGGNHPVRNLRSGRVEISAQNHNYAVDPASLPKGVQVTHVNLNDGSCAGLAFPERKLMSLQYHPEASPGPHDSDIAFAEFVQLMIQEKEKA; this comes from the exons atggccGCCACATCAATGGATTGCTCTATCGGAAGCCAACTATTCACAACTCGTTTCGGTTCAAAATCCTCCAAAGTTAGGGCCTTTTCCGTCAGATGCTCTTCTGTTCCTTTTTCCGCCGACGGTGCTGCCGCCGTTG GTTTGGTGGAAAGACCTTGGAAGGTGGCGGATGCGAGACTTGTGCTTGAAGATGGTTCTATTTGGCGGGCCAAATCATTTGGTGCTTCGGGAACTCAAGTTGGTGAAGTGGTCTTCAACACATCTTTGACGGG GTATCAGGAAATTCTTACTGACCCTAGTTATGCTGGCCAGTTTGTCCTGATGACTAACCCACATATTGGCAATACTGGTGTTAATTTTG ACGATGAAGAGTCGAGACAATGTTTCCTAGCAGGTTTAGTTATTAGAAGCTTAAGTATCAG cacttcaaattggagatgcaCAGAAACACTAGGAGATTATTTGGCAGAAAGGAATATAATGGGAATAT ATGATGTTGACACACGTGCAATCACCAGAAGATTAAGACAAGATGGTAGCCTTATAGGCGTATTGAGCACCGAAGAAACCAAAACGGATAAGGAGCTCTTGGAAATGTCTCGTACATGGGACATAGTTG GTGTGGACTTGATAAGTGGAGTGTCCTGTAAGGTCCCCTATGTATGGGTTGACAAGACGGAGTCAGAGTGGGAGTTTAACGCCAAAGGGAGAGGAGAAGCTTTTCAT GTCATTGCATATGATTTTGGTATCAAGCACAATATACTCAGGCGTTTGGCATCTTATGGCTGTAAAATCACCGTTGTTCCTTCCACATGGCCAGCATCAGAGATTTTAAAGATGAAACCAGATGGAGTGATCTTCAGCAATGGCCCAGGAGATCCATCTGCAGTTCCTTATGCTGTAGAAACAGTCGAGGAAATAATTGGAAAGGTTCCAGTTTTCGGAATTTGCATGGGCCATCAGTTGCTTGGTCAAGCTTTGGGTGGTACAACTTTTAAGATGAAGTTTGGTCACCATGGAGGAAATCATCCAGTTCGTAACCTCCGGAGTGGTCGTGTTGAGATCAGTGCTcag AATCACAACTATGCTGTTGATCCTGCATCCCTTCCCAAGGGTGTGCAAGTGACTCATGTTAATCTGAATGATGGAAGCTGTGCTGGTCTTGCCTTCCCTGAACGAAAACTCATGTCTCTTCAATACCATCCCGAAGCATCCCCGGGACCTCATGATTCGGATATTG CTTTTGCGGAATTCGTACAGTTGATgatacaagaaaaagaaaaggcatgA
- the LOC131298976 gene encoding protein BOLA2 yields the protein MGVTKEVVESSLTSKLNPAHLEVIDTSGGCGASFAVEIVSEQFAGKRLLERHRMVNTALTEEMKEIHALSITKAVTPEQWKQQQESEKSQSAA from the exons atgggggtgACGAAGGAGGTGGTTGAATCTTCATTGACTTCAAAGCTGAACCCTGCTCATCTT gAAGTAATCGATACATCTGGAGG GTGTGGTGCAAGCTTTGCAGTGGAGATTGTATCAGAGCAATTTGCAGGGAAGAGGTTGCTGGAGAGGCATCGAATGGTGAATACTGCATTGACAGAGGAGATGAAAGAAATACATGCACTTTCTATCACCAAGGCTGTTACCCCTGAGCAGTGGAAACAGCAACAAGAGTCTGAAAAATCTCAATCCGCTGCTTAA
- the LOC131335069 gene encoding autophagy-related protein 13b, whose amino-acid sequence MASYHGHSQSEPAKMEQIITEFFTKSLQIILESRAPYVSSRNYSGEQMMSSPSSSSSSSSSIKPRDKWFNLALRDCPGVRESTDFWRHSNLEPMVVDVILVKRPNSLDPVSNSPRRGLVRNASNDRFPSFWNADNDDFGFETKADKIIERWVVQYESRKSGRDSSSGTKRSSGTSSHILYKKSILLLRSLYAMIRLLPVHKLFRDLNSSSQVLTYNLSHRVSSFVEPFTRREESGMQRFEFTPVDTFCGRLCLSVLYRSSFSDVSSEPSTPITPQFIPDYVGSPLADRSKRFPSLSPFGRRHSWSYDLYAASPPSEFPSPSPTYSDSRVSVSKPSSHRLPPSSLPRYLPGTPPFKREHKTFDEFGPSPAFSPSTSPSPPADFHGNQIPTTLLRSESAPVSIPGFKVGGASSSNKGQILPPSPPFKGSRPIASRVERSSGLVQTNSIVDKFTFGKHETGRYSGVRISSSSSPQKSLSRSSSRLSLEDDFDDSEFSGPFIVDDDDLTDTGSRPGSFDQQAHIREPLERGGFFQVKKSQDGAVSAHRLLKKAPPLRQDITNSIISSEEPGVQNAASLGIVSSGLVLPKTTADALEELRGYTELKDLLLQQNLT is encoded by the exons ATGGCATCATATCATGGTCACTCGCAGTCAGAACCCGCGAAAATGGAACAAATAATCACGGAGTTCTTTACGAAAAGTCTTCAAATTATACTTGAATCTAGGGCTCCGTACGTGTCATCACGTAATTATAGCGGAGAACAAATGATGTCATCcccttcttcatcatcatcttcgTCTTCCAGCATTAAGCCGAGGGACAAATGGTTTAACCTAGCACTGAGGGATTGCCCTGGAGTGCGAGAGAGTACAGATTTTTGGCGTCACAGTAATCTTGAACCTATGGTGGTTGATGTGATTTTAGTGAAAAGACCAAATAGTTTGGATCCTGTGAGTAATTCCCCAAGAAGGGGATTGGTCAGGAACGCGTCAAACGACCGGTTTCCTAGTTTTTGGAATGCTGACAATGATGATTTTGGGTTTGAGACAAAGGCTGATAAGATCATAGAGAGATGGGTAGTGCAATATGAGAGTCGAAAAAGTGGTAGGGATAGTAGCTCTGGAACCAAGAGGTCAAGTGGGACTAGTTCACACATTTTGTATAAGAAATCAATATTGCTTTTGAGGTCGCTGTATGCAATGATTAGACTTTTGCCCGTGCATAAACTCTTCCGTGACCTCAATTCATCGAGCCAAGTTCTCACATATAACCTCTCTCATCGCGTTTCGTCTTTTGTTGAGCCTTTCACTCGCCGAGAAGAGTCAGGGATGCAGCGATTTGAGTTCACACCAGTGGACACCTTTTGTGGTAGGCTTTGCCTCTCTGTGTTGTATCGCTCATCGTTTTCGGATGTTAGCTCTGAACCGTCAACACCTATCACGCCGCAGTTCATACCAGATTATGTAGGGAGTCCACTGGCAGATCGATCAAAGAGGTTCCCATCTTTGTCTCCATTTGGAAGGCGTCATAGCTGGAGTTATGACCTTTATGCGGCCTCACCACCTTCAGAATTTCCCTCACCTTCACCCACTTACTCAGATTCGCGTGTTTCAGTTTCTAAACCAAGTTCCCATCGTCTCCCCCCTTCTAGCTTACCTCGCTATTTGCCTGGAACACCTCCATTTAAGAGAGAGCATAAAACTTTTGACGAGTTTGGCCCGTCTCCTGCCTTTTCTCCCTCAACGTCCCCATCACCACCTGCCGACTTTCATGGAAATCAAATACCTACAACTCTTTTACGGTCTGAAAGTGCGCCTGTTAGCATACCTGGATTTAAAGTTGGTGGTGCCTCTTCATCAAACAAGGGGCAAATTTTGCCTCCTTCCCCTCCTTTTAAGGGCTCAAGACCTATTGCTTCCAGGGTGGAGAGAAGTTCAGGCTTGGTTCAGACTAACTCAATTGTTGACAAG tTCACCTTCGGAAAACATGAAACTGGAAGGTATTCTGGGGTGAGGATATCATCCAGTAGCTCACCTCAGAAATCGTTATCCAGAAGCTCCAGTAGGTTATCTCTCGAGGATGATTTTGATGATTCTGAGTTTTCTGGCCCTTTTATTGTGGATGATGATGACCTTACTGACACAGGTAGCAG ACCTGGATCTTTTGATCAGCAAGCACATATACGTGAGCCACTTGAGCGGGGAGGATTTTTTCAAGTAAAAAAGTCCCAAGATGGTGCTGTTAGTGCTCATCGTTTGCTGAAGAAAGCCCCTCCTCTCCGTCAGGACATCACCAATTCTATTATCTCATCTGAGGAGCCTGGGGTTCAAAATGCTGCTTCTTTGGGCATAGTATCTTCTGGGCTCGTGTTACCCAAAACAACAGCTGATGCACTTGAAGAGCTCCGGGGATACACAGAGCTAAAAGACCTGTTGCTTCAGCAAAACCTCACTTAG
- the LOC131298975 gene encoding uncharacterized protein LOC131298975 isoform X2, with translation MQVRWRNVLILKNSVIQSTSVASSPSLTHLASFHSTPISYEKWKSKWNFVNYDAKRGPQPTKNHIKYEIRQKRADAKRALKDLLFNSGAPKITAENYSSRVEETTSWNTEHADHSDSSEKKSRSKSSARRASKAQAKRMKRKFRQESFSDDFDAHPERMFQAKFGNRWYTWSFKLGEESHNQTTANGFEWRDHTNWTNSKYRDWRNTSDIESDDELCVVGSSADRTILGLPPKGPLKIEDVKIAFRLSALKWHPDKHQGSSQAMAEERFKLCVDAYKSLCSALSSA, from the exons ATGCAAGTGAGATGGCGAAACGTTTTGATTCTCAAGAATTCTGTTATTCAATCAACGTCAGTGGCATCATCACCTTCGTTGACCCATTTGGCTTCGTTTCACTCCACGCCCATTTCATATGAGAAATGGAAAAGCAAATGGAATTTCGTGAATTAT GATGCGAAACGAGGTCCACAGCCAACAAAG AATCATATCAAATATGAAATTCGTCAAAAACGTGCTGACGCAAAAAGAGCTCTAAAAGATCTTCTCTTCAACAGTGGTGCCCCTAAAATTACAGCTGAG AATTACTCCTCAAGGGTGGAAGAAACAACCAGCTGGAACACTGAGCATGCAGATCATTCTGACAGTTCGGAAAAGAAAAGTAGATCAAAGTCTTCTGCTCGACGTGCCAGTAAAGCTCAAGCCAAGAGAATGAAAC GGAAGTTTAGACAAGAAAGTTTCTCTGATGATTTTGATGCACATCCTGAGAGAATGTTTCAAGCAAAATTTGGAAACAGATGGTATACTTGGTCATTCAAGTTAGGGGAAGAGTCTCATAATCAAACTACAGCAAATGGATTTGAGTGGAGAGACCATACAAACTGGACTAACAGTAAATATAGAGATTGGCGGAACACTAGTGATATCGAGTCTGATGATGAGTTGTGTGTTGTTGGTTCATCTGCTGACAGAACAATACTTGGTCTACCTCCTAAAGGTCCTTTAAAGATAGAAGACGTCAAAATTGC TTTCCGCTTGTCCGCTTTAAAGTGGCATCCTGATAAGCATCAAGGCTCCTCACAG GCAATGGCAGAAGAGAGATTCAAGCTGTGTGTCGATGCTTACAAATCACTTTGCAGTGCGCTTTCCTCAGCTTAG